One Faecalicatena sp. Marseille-Q4148 DNA window includes the following coding sequences:
- a CDS encoding HPr family phosphocarrier protein: MVSFKFTVKDDEGIHARPAGMLVKHVGSLSSAVEIEFNGKKVSAKKLLAVMGLGVKCGNEIEVVVTGDNEAADADSVKTFLEENL, translated from the coding sequence ATGGTATCATTTAAATTTACAGTAAAAGACGACGAAGGAATTCATGCTAGACCGGCAGGAATGCTTGTGAAACATGTAGGATCTCTTTCAAGCGCAGTAGAGATTGAATTTAATGGAAAGAAAGTTTCCGCTAAGAAGCTTCTTGCAGTTATGGGACTTGGTGTAAAATGCGGAAATGAAATCGAAGTAGTTGTAACAGGTGATAATGAAGCAGCAGATGCCGACAGCGTAAAGACATTTTTAGAAGAAAACTTATAA
- the ptsP gene encoding phosphoenolpyruvate--protein phosphotransferase codes for MNRLEGKTVFSGIAIGKISILLKADQSVKRYHVEEIEAEIRRVEEAKQTATEELQKLYEKALQEVGESGAAIFEVHQMMLDDEDYLDSIHNIIETQQVNAEYAVASTGDNFSAMFAAMDDDYMQARAADIKDISERLVRVLAGHGEDLMDADEPVIVVAEDLAPSETVQMDKSKVLAFVTRFGSSNSHTAILARTMNIPALINVDYDVQMNGALGIVDGKNGVLIVDPDEETLEKYRTIQAEEAEKKAMLKELKGKETATKSGRKINLYANIGSLSDVASVLQNDAGGIGLFRSEFIYLEKDQYPTEEEQFQIYKTVAQNMAGKKVIIRTLDIGADKQVDYFNMDHEENPAMGYRAIRICLDRPEIFKTQLRALFRASAYGTIAIMYPMIISVNEVHQIKAIVEEVKQELTQENIPFGEVEQGIMIETPAAVMISDLLAKEVDFFSIGTNDLTQYTLAIDRQNAKLDNIYDAHHEAVLRMIRMVVENAHKEGIWAGICGELGADMSLTETFVEMGVDELSVSPTFVLPIRKIIREME; via the coding sequence ATGAATAGATTGGAAGGAAAAACAGTATTTTCCGGTATTGCGATCGGAAAGATATCAATACTGCTGAAGGCAGACCAGAGCGTAAAAAGATATCATGTGGAAGAGATAGAGGCTGAGATCCGGAGAGTGGAGGAAGCTAAGCAGACAGCGACAGAAGAATTACAAAAGCTGTATGAGAAAGCGCTTCAGGAAGTGGGAGAATCCGGTGCGGCAATCTTTGAAGTGCATCAGATGATGCTTGATGATGAAGACTATCTGGATTCAATCCACAATATTATTGAGACGCAGCAGGTAAATGCAGAATATGCCGTTGCATCTACAGGCGATAACTTTTCAGCAATGTTTGCAGCAATGGATGATGACTATATGCAGGCGCGTGCGGCAGACATCAAAGATATTTCAGAACGTCTGGTCCGGGTACTGGCAGGACACGGTGAGGATTTGATGGATGCAGACGAGCCGGTAATTGTTGTGGCAGAGGATCTGGCTCCAAGCGAAACTGTTCAGATGGATAAGAGCAAGGTGCTGGCATTTGTGACAAGATTTGGTTCTTCCAATTCCCATACAGCAATTCTTGCGAGAACAATGAATATTCCAGCGCTGATCAATGTGGATTATGATGTGCAGATGAATGGTGCCCTTGGAATTGTAGATGGAAAGAATGGGGTACTCATTGTTGATCCTGATGAAGAAACATTAGAGAAATACCGTACAATTCAGGCAGAAGAAGCAGAGAAGAAGGCGATGCTGAAAGAGCTGAAAGGGAAGGAAACTGCTACAAAGAGCGGAAGAAAGATCAATCTTTATGCGAATATCGGAAGCCTTTCTGATGTGGCAAGTGTACTTCAGAATGATGCCGGAGGTATTGGATTGTTCCGCAGTGAGTTTATCTATCTGGAGAAGGATCAGTATCCGACAGAAGAAGAGCAGTTCCAAATCTATAAAACAGTTGCACAGAATATGGCAGGTAAGAAAGTAATTATCCGTACATTGGATATCGGTGCAGACAAGCAGGTAGATTACTTTAATATGGATCACGAAGAGAATCCGGCAATGGGATATCGTGCGATCCGGATCTGTCTTGACCGTCCGGAGATTTTCAAGACACAGCTGCGGGCGCTGTTCCGTGCAAGCGCTTATGGAACGATTGCAATTATGTATCCAATGATTATTTCTGTTAATGAAGTGCATCAGATTAAAGCAATTGTAGAAGAAGTGAAGCAGGAGCTGACACAGGAAAATATCCCATTTGGCGAAGTTGAGCAGGGAATTATGATTGAAACACCGGCGGCTGTTATGATCAGTGATCTTCTTGCAAAAGAAGTTGATTTCTTCAGTATCGGTACGAATGACTTGACACAGTATACGCTTGCGATTGACCGTCAGAATGCTAAACTTGACAATATCTATGATGCGCACCATGAGGCAGTGCTCCGCATGATCCGCATGGTTGTGGAAAATGCGCATAAAGAAGGAATCTGGGCAGGAATCTGTGGAGAACTTGGCGCAGATATGTCGTTAACAGAGACTTTTGTTGAGATGGGAGTAGATGAACTTTCTGTTTCTCCTACTTTTGTACTTCCAATCCGTAAAATTATCCGGGAGATGGAATAA
- a CDS encoding S9 family peptidase, translating to MNYPACEKKDFQTEYFGHKVEDPYRWLTDNHDPEVLAWVKAENACTDEWFEKEKLEAKIQALKKGKRRPLYSAISKWRDGFLAAKREDGYPVVVKLSQDMQAEEIIAERGTLPEYTPYSATACPKEQKYLALYGLKDEAARPSVLIIDCEKREIVETIKGTFNYAWSASDLVLYYSETVSDAKTQESYSRMCAYHADTGVTECVFEDREYSVLGDVHVASDEHTILFEYWSDYSHSRYFSYDEMTKEVRSINGDHAAEMRYIDTKAGEHYFIMKEDAPFGKLIAIAQGKSLQDARVLREEGEEVLDSGFMLEDSVYLMSLKAACARLICLQEEEQAVQEREVKLPEEIGTLTVCGSAGGKKYFQYQSFVMPPVLLEFDGKTMKTVLKSSDVSHPDVITEQRYAKSVKDGREIPYFVVRRKDLKPEECKAVWMYAYGGYNFSEVPAYEMPCTGLRVAEWAEDKGIYILASIRGGNEFGSQWHEEGMGLLKKNCYYDMIGIAEQMIEEGWTRKGEVIVTGASNGGLMVSALVTMRPDLFGCVIGSVPHTDMLQFAEDDRGPMYITEYGNPRESEEMFKYLLSYSPYHNVKQIAYPWIYLQTGECDNNVPPYHGKKFAARLQELNQSDAPILLRVLKDGSHDRGAGEVFWRTTAEMQLFVDEYIAYRENER from the coding sequence ATGAACTATCCTGCGTGTGAGAAGAAGGATTTTCAGACAGAATATTTTGGACACAAGGTAGAAGATCCGTATCGTTGGCTGACAGATAACCATGATCCGGAAGTGCTGGCCTGGGTAAAAGCAGAAAATGCCTGTACCGATGAATGGTTTGAGAAAGAAAAGCTGGAAGCAAAGATTCAGGCTTTGAAAAAGGGAAAACGACGTCCGCTGTACAGTGCAATTTCTAAGTGGAGAGATGGATTTCTTGCTGCAAAGCGGGAAGATGGATATCCTGTTGTAGTGAAGTTAAGTCAGGATATGCAGGCAGAAGAAATCATTGCAGAGAGAGGAACACTTCCGGAATATACACCATATTCAGCGACGGCATGTCCGAAAGAGCAGAAGTATTTGGCGCTTTATGGGTTAAAAGATGAAGCTGCCAGACCGTCAGTGTTGATCATTGACTGTGAGAAGCGAGAGATTGTTGAAACGATCAAGGGAACATTTAATTATGCGTGGTCTGCATCCGATTTGGTACTCTACTATTCTGAAACGGTTTCTGATGCAAAGACACAGGAAAGTTATTCCAGAATGTGCGCTTATCATGCAGATACAGGAGTAACCGAATGTGTATTTGAAGACAGGGAATATTCTGTACTTGGCGATGTGCATGTGGCATCAGATGAACATACAATTTTGTTTGAATACTGGAGTGATTACTCCCATTCCAGATATTTCAGTTATGATGAAATGACAAAAGAAGTGAGGAGTATTAATGGAGATCATGCGGCAGAAATGCGCTATATTGATACAAAAGCAGGAGAACACTACTTTATTATGAAGGAAGATGCTCCTTTTGGAAAACTGATCGCCATTGCACAGGGAAAGTCTTTACAAGATGCCAGAGTATTGAGAGAAGAAGGAGAAGAAGTTCTGGATTCAGGATTTATGCTTGAGGACAGCGTGTATCTGATGAGCCTGAAAGCGGCGTGTGCGAGACTTATCTGTCTGCAGGAAGAAGAGCAGGCTGTACAGGAAAGAGAAGTAAAACTTCCGGAAGAAATCGGAACATTAACGGTGTGTGGAAGCGCCGGTGGAAAGAAATATTTTCAATACCAGTCTTTTGTTATGCCTCCTGTATTGTTAGAATTTGACGGAAAGACGATGAAGACTGTTCTGAAGAGTTCAGATGTGTCTCATCCGGACGTGATTACAGAGCAGCGCTATGCAAAATCAGTCAAAGACGGAAGAGAGATTCCTTACTTTGTCGTGAGAAGAAAAGATTTAAAACCAGAGGAGTGTAAAGCTGTCTGGATGTATGCTTATGGTGGGTATAATTTCTCGGAAGTGCCGGCTTATGAAATGCCTTGTACCGGTCTTAGAGTGGCAGAATGGGCAGAGGATAAGGGAATTTATATCCTGGCATCGATTCGGGGAGGAAATGAATTCGGAAGCCAATGGCACGAAGAAGGCATGGGACTTTTAAAGAAAAACTGTTATTATGATATGATCGGAATTGCAGAACAGATGATTGAAGAGGGATGGACGAGAAAGGGAGAAGTGATTGTTACCGGTGCGTCCAATGGCGGGTTAATGGTATCAGCGCTTGTAACGATGCGTCCGGATCTGTTCGGATGTGTGATCGGTTCTGTTCCGCACACGGACATGCTTCAATTTGCAGAAGATGACAGAGGGCCGATGTACATTACGGAATACGGAAATCCGCGGGAAAGTGAAGAAATGTTTAAATATCTGTTGAGTTATTCTCCGTATCATAATGTAAAACAGATTGCATATCCGTGGATTTATCTTCAGACAGGAGAATGC